A window of Pedobacter lusitanus contains these coding sequences:
- the ybeY gene encoding rRNA maturation RNase YbeY, with protein sequence MSKPAINFFLEDVKYNLKNKTLIRGWINDTIIAEGYQLEELSFILCSDEYLLAINQQYLNHDTYTDVITFDNSETLKMIEGDIFISIERIQENAKQFKGTVQHELCRVMIHGTLHLLGYKDKGKAAKTLMTQKEDEYLALWSAALTNSAI encoded by the coding sequence ATGAGTAAACCTGCTATCAATTTTTTTCTGGAAGACGTTAAGTATAATCTTAAAAATAAAACCCTGATCAGAGGATGGATCAATGATACAATCATTGCAGAAGGTTATCAGCTGGAGGAGTTAAGCTTTATTCTTTGTTCTGACGAATATCTGCTGGCTATAAACCAGCAATATCTTAATCATGACACCTACACAGATGTAATTACTTTTGATAACTCAGAGACGCTTAAAATGATTGAAGGAGATATTTTTATCAGTATTGAGCGCATACAGGAAAATGCTAAACAATTCAAAGGAACTGTACAACATGAACTATGCAGAGTAATGATTCATGGTACACTTCACCTGTTAGGTTATAAAGACAAAGGAAAAGCAGCAAAAACGCTGATGACCCAAAAAGAAGATGAATATCTTGCTTTATGGAGTGCTGCACTGACTAATTCTGCTATTTGA
- a CDS encoding cold-shock protein yields the protein MQEGTVKFFNVTKGFGFIVPANGDSEIFVHSTGLIDEIRENDKVEYDVESGKKGLNAINVKVI from the coding sequence ATGCAAGAAGGAACAGTAAAATTTTTCAATGTAACTAAAGGTTTTGGATTTATCGTACCAGCAAATGGCGATAGCGAAATTTTTGTACATTCAACAGGCCTTATCGATGAAATCCGTGAAAACGACAAAGTAGAATACGATGTTGAAAGCGGTAAAAAAGGTTTGAATGCGATCAATGTTAAAGTAATCTAG
- a CDS encoding zinc-dependent metalloprotease — translation MSSKTKLLAIAGICLLGTFCNETASAQKKSKKTNTSAAPAPVIPAAKKEGMKPFSEVITAKAKTKNGLFKTYKVDDKWFFEIPDSLLNREMLVVTRLNKVPSGVSVGNQQYGGEKLNDQVWQWERRGKQVFIRVPGYSVRADSTSDMYQSVKNSNLSTILANFEIKAYNKDTTGVVIDVTDFYNGDVMAIGASDALRKAYKASSLDAGRSYVDTIKTFPINIEVVTSKTYKSAESPIDNTIGAVTFEFNTSMLLLPKKPAKARLTDARVGFFGQSQTDYGTDAQKAERTAYIHRWSLIPKDTAAYMRGELVEPVKPIVIYIDPATPKKWVPYLIQGINDWNIAFQEAGFKNAIIGKEAPTPAQDPDFSVEDSRYSVVRYFASNIANAYGPHVSDPRTGQILETHIGWYHNVMSLLRNWYFVQTAAVNPAIRKAKFDDKQMGELIRFVSSHEIGHTLGLPHNFGSSYAYPVDSLRSKTFTNTHGTAPSIMDYARFNYIAQPGDGVTKLHPGIGEYDKWSIKWGYTWFPGNLTPKQEREKLDVWTVAKAGNPLYFYGRQGTSLDPRLQSEDLGDNAMKASTYGIANLKRILPNIEKWTYQKGADFSDLKDIYGEVIAQFNRYMGHVRANVGGMSENFKTYDQQGAVYTYLPKTKQKEAIAFFNAQLFNTPLWLINNEQLNKFDNGQILNKIKAVQTSTLDNLLNPSRIARLLDNEAKNGIASAYTLPELFTDLKTGIFSASRPDAFKRNLQRSYVEILSQLMTKEMEAPSGASPEALANYGFTPVNVSLSDIRPLVRAELKTLLTLVKSRAVAGDNLTKAHYDDVSVRISNILYPKK, via the coding sequence ATGAGTTCAAAGACTAAATTACTGGCCATTGCCGGTATATGTCTTTTAGGAACATTCTGTAATGAAACAGCTTCTGCGCAGAAAAAATCCAAAAAGACAAATACTTCTGCGGCCCCGGCTCCTGTTATTCCTGCAGCAAAAAAGGAAGGAATGAAACCCTTTTCTGAGGTGATTACTGCTAAGGCAAAGACAAAAAACGGCCTGTTTAAAACTTACAAAGTTGATGATAAATGGTTTTTCGAAATTCCAGATTCATTATTAAACCGGGAAATGCTTGTGGTAACCCGTCTGAATAAGGTTCCTTCTGGTGTCTCAGTAGGTAATCAGCAATATGGCGGAGAAAAATTAAATGATCAGGTATGGCAGTGGGAACGTCGCGGTAAACAGGTCTTTATCCGCGTTCCTGGCTACTCAGTAAGAGCAGACAGTACGTCTGATATGTATCAGTCGGTTAAAAACTCTAACCTGTCTACAATTCTCGCCAACTTTGAGATCAAAGCTTATAATAAAGATACTACAGGAGTAGTTATCGATGTGACCGATTTCTATAATGGCGATGTCATGGCTATTGGAGCCAGTGATGCTTTAAGAAAAGCTTATAAAGCAAGCTCTCTGGATGCTGGACGTTCTTATGTGGACACGATCAAAACATTCCCCATAAATATTGAAGTGGTTACCAGTAAAACCTATAAATCGGCAGAATCACCGATTGACAATACTATTGGAGCTGTAACTTTCGAATTCAATACTTCCATGCTCCTTTTACCAAAAAAACCTGCGAAAGCCAGGTTAACGGATGCAAGAGTAGGCTTTTTCGGACAGTCTCAGACTGACTATGGTACTGATGCACAAAAAGCAGAACGTACCGCTTATATCCACCGCTGGAGCCTGATTCCTAAAGATACTGCTGCTTATATGCGCGGCGAACTGGTAGAACCGGTTAAACCTATAGTCATTTATATTGACCCTGCTACCCCAAAGAAATGGGTTCCTTATTTAATACAGGGAATCAATGACTGGAATATCGCCTTTCAGGAAGCCGGATTTAAAAATGCAATTATAGGAAAAGAAGCCCCTACACCAGCCCAGGATCCCGATTTCAGTGTAGAAGATTCCAGATATTCTGTAGTTCGTTATTTTGCTTCAAATATTGCCAATGCCTATGGCCCTCATGTTTCTGATCCACGCACCGGACAAATTCTGGAAACACATATTGGCTGGTATCATAATGTGATGAGTTTACTCAGAAACTGGTATTTTGTGCAAACTGCGGCAGTAAACCCCGCAATCAGAAAAGCAAAATTTGATGATAAACAAATGGGTGAACTCATCCGTTTTGTGTCTTCTCATGAGATTGGTCATACACTGGGCCTGCCACATAACTTTGGTTCCAGTTATGCTTATCCCGTAGACTCTCTGCGCTCTAAAACTTTTACCAATACACATGGGACTGCTCCTTCAATCATGGATTATGCCCGTTTTAATTATATCGCACAACCCGGGGACGGTGTAACAAAACTTCACCCTGGCATCGGTGAGTATGATAAATGGTCAATTAAATGGGGATATACCTGGTTTCCGGGAAATTTAACCCCGAAACAGGAAAGAGAAAAACTGGATGTATGGACAGTTGCAAAGGCTGGAAATCCATTGTACTTCTATGGACGTCAGGGCACAAGTCTTGATCCTCGTTTACAAAGCGAAGATTTAGGAGATAATGCAATGAAGGCCAGCACATATGGCATTGCAAATCTTAAACGGATCCTGCCAAATATAGAAAAATGGACTTACCAGAAAGGGGCAGATTTTAGTGACCTGAAAGATATCTATGGTGAAGTAATTGCTCAGTTTAACCGTTATATGGGCCATGTAAGAGCCAATGTCGGTGGAATGAGTGAGAACTTCAAAACCTATGATCAGCAAGGTGCAGTGTATACATATCTGCCAAAGACGAAGCAGAAAGAAGCAATTGCCTTTTTCAATGCACAACTATTTAACACTCCACTATGGCTGATTAATAATGAACAGCTGAATAAGTTTGATAACGGACAGATACTGAATAAAATAAAAGCCGTACAAACCAGTACACTGGATAATTTGCTGAATCCATCCCGCATAGCCAGACTATTAGACAACGAAGCAAAAAACGGTATTGCAAGTGCCTATACGCTTCCTGAATTATTTACAGATCTGAAAACCGGTATATTCTCTGCCAGCAGACCAGATGCCTTCAAACGTAATCTGCAGCGCTCTTATGTAGAGATACTTTCACAGCTAATGACAAAAGAGATGGAAGCCCCATCAGGCGCAAGCCCTGAGGCCCTGGCTAATTATGGTTTTACTCCTGTAAATGTTTCTCTGTCAGATATCAGACCACTGGTCAGAGCAGAACTCAAAACCTTGCTGACACTAGTTAAATCAAGAGCAGTAGCAGGAGACAACCTGACAAAAGCACATTATGATGACGTGTCTGTCAGAATCAGCAACATCCTTTATCCTAAAAAATAA
- a CDS encoding D-alanyl-D-alanine carboxypeptidase, translating into MKFKTARLFQPLCVLTLLLIVLFESCTVHRQMEKNVAHFIADSPVLNSHLVGFSLADLDQQGVIYEKDAGKYFIPASNVKLYTFYAGLKMLPDSIPSLRYIERGDSLIFWGTGDPSFLKRRLDGARALNFLRTSSKQLFFAPGRYTGNAYGKGWAWDDYNDDSQAEITEFPLMDNLVEIKNMGGRIDVIPRVFNDCLLKDSSIAEKGFTVIRNPEKNEFNYPSGSIPDGFKQLIPYKTSTATTLSVLRDTLHRNVQLIDMEMPQSAGTIYNMKSEDIFREMLLPSDNFIAEQLLLVYANQFQQKLNGTDAIRYILNKYLKDLPDSPRWVDGSGVSRMNLFSPADMVMLLRMIDKEVNNRSKLFSMLPAGGYSGTLINSYPTTDHPFVFAKTGTFSNNYNQSGYVLTKKGKVLVFSFMNNNFMEPVTRIKAEMARLMGYIHEKY; encoded by the coding sequence ATGAAATTTAAGACAGCCCGTCTTTTTCAACCGCTTTGTGTTTTGACTTTGCTGCTTATAGTCCTTTTTGAAAGCTGTACTGTGCACAGGCAAATGGAAAAAAATGTTGCGCATTTTATAGCGGATTCTCCTGTTCTGAACAGTCATCTGGTTGGATTTTCACTGGCAGATCTTGATCAGCAGGGAGTGATCTATGAGAAAGATGCCGGCAAATACTTTATTCCGGCCTCCAATGTGAAATTATATACTTTTTACGCAGGTTTGAAAATGCTGCCGGATTCTATTCCGTCTTTGCGTTATATTGAGCGGGGGGACTCTCTGATCTTTTGGGGTACAGGAGATCCGTCCTTTTTAAAACGTAGACTAGATGGAGCCCGGGCCCTTAATTTTTTAAGGACAAGTTCTAAACAGTTATTTTTTGCGCCAGGCAGGTATACTGGAAATGCTTATGGTAAGGGTTGGGCCTGGGACGATTATAATGATGATTCACAAGCAGAAATAACAGAATTTCCATTAATGGATAATCTGGTTGAAATTAAAAATATGGGAGGCAGAATCGACGTAATTCCCCGGGTTTTTAATGATTGTCTGCTTAAAGACAGTTCAATAGCCGAAAAAGGTTTCACTGTAATCAGGAATCCGGAAAAAAATGAATTTAATTATCCTTCCGGAAGTATACCAGACGGGTTTAAACAGCTTATTCCCTATAAAACGAGTACAGCAACTACATTAAGTGTACTCAGGGATACTTTACATCGCAACGTACAGCTGATCGATATGGAAATGCCACAAAGCGCTGGTACAATTTATAATATGAAATCTGAAGATATCTTTCGGGAAATGCTGTTGCCGAGTGATAATTTTATTGCAGAACAGTTGTTGCTGGTTTATGCAAATCAGTTTCAGCAGAAACTGAATGGAACTGATGCTATCCGGTATATCCTGAATAAATACCTGAAAGATCTGCCTGACAGTCCACGCTGGGTAGATGGATCGGGCGTATCCCGTATGAATCTGTTTAGTCCGGCAGACATGGTAATGCTGCTCAGGATGATTGATAAAGAAGTAAACAACAGATCAAAGCTATTCAGCATGCTGCCAGCCGGTGGCTATAGCGGAACGCTGATAAATTCGTATCCGACAACAGATCATCCTTTTGTATTTGCTAAAACTGGAACTTTTTCCAATAATTATAATCAGAGTGGTTACGTCCTGACGAAAAAGGGAAAAGTGCTGGTCTTCTCTTTCATGAATAATAATTTCATGGAACCTGTTACCCGGATTAAGGCCGAAATGGCCAGACTGATGGGTTATATCCACGAAAAATATTAA
- a CDS encoding MFS transporter yields MQKSDQSIYTLQFGLVCLSSFLFSASFNMLIPELPAYLSAMGGASYKGLIIALFTLTAGISRPFSGKLTDTVGRVPVMAVGSIVCFICGFLYPVLTTIAGFLMLRLLHGFSTGFKPTATAAYVADLVPVNRWGEAMGIHGICFSTGMAIGPAIGSTITDHFSINVLFYCSSVFALSSIVILGNMKETLKEKQPFSFALLKIKRQDIIDWRVIPAALITLLSYVSYGAILTVVGDWSKYLGTSNKGLFFMVFTLASLLIRFVAGKASDKHGRVLILKISLVLLAISLVCTGLAYSSTTLMASAALYGVATGMLSPAVNAWTIDLSDPKHRGKAMATMYIALEVGIGLGALLAGWLFIDDIKTIPITFYICTGITITALVYLQFIWKAKPAETV; encoded by the coding sequence ATGCAAAAGTCTGATCAATCGATTTATACCCTCCAGTTTGGCCTGGTATGTTTAAGCTCTTTCCTCTTTTCAGCTAGTTTTAATATGTTAATCCCAGAATTGCCTGCTTATTTAAGCGCAATGGGAGGAGCGTCTTATAAAGGATTGATTATTGCGTTGTTTACGCTCACAGCAGGGATATCCAGACCTTTTAGCGGTAAACTGACTGATACGGTTGGTCGCGTACCAGTGATGGCTGTAGGTTCAATTGTTTGTTTTATTTGCGGCTTCCTTTATCCGGTACTCACCACAATTGCCGGGTTTTTAATGCTCAGACTGCTTCATGGTTTTTCTACAGGGTTTAAACCAACCGCAACCGCAGCCTATGTGGCAGATCTGGTTCCTGTAAACAGGTGGGGTGAGGCTATGGGTATTCATGGAATTTGTTTTAGTACCGGAATGGCTATCGGGCCCGCTATCGGAAGTACAATTACCGATCATTTTTCAATTAACGTGTTGTTTTACTGCTCTTCCGTATTTGCGTTATCTTCGATTGTTATCCTGGGAAATATGAAAGAAACCCTGAAAGAAAAACAACCTTTCAGTTTTGCTTTGCTGAAAATCAAAAGACAGGATATTATTGACTGGAGAGTTATTCCCGCAGCCTTGATTACTTTATTGAGTTATGTAAGTTACGGTGCGATTCTGACTGTGGTAGGTGACTGGAGCAAGTACCTGGGGACAAGTAATAAGGGATTATTCTTTATGGTATTCACCCTTGCATCTCTGCTGATCCGATTTGTAGCAGGAAAGGCATCCGATAAACATGGAAGAGTGCTGATTCTGAAGATTTCTCTTGTGCTGCTGGCCATTTCACTGGTCTGTACAGGTCTTGCTTACTCTTCGACAACTTTAATGGCTTCAGCGGCCTTATATGGCGTGGCAACCGGCATGCTTTCTCCGGCAGTAAACGCATGGACTATAGATCTGAGTGATCCAAAGCATCGCGGAAAGGCTATGGCAACAATGTATATTGCACTGGAAGTCGGTATCGGATTAGGCGCATTACTGGCAGGATGGCTGTTTATTGACGATATCAAAACCATTCCCATTACATTTTACATCTGTACAGGGATCACTATAACAGCGTTGGTCTATCTCCAGTTTATCTGGAAAGCTAAACCTGCAGAAACAGTATAA
- a CDS encoding alanine dehydrogenase translates to MATGLREEMASIAQKGLLQPKETLSEIKSKSNSLYIGIPKEISFQEARIALTPLSVALLVNHGHKVLLESGAGTGANFSDNDYSEQGAQITFNKKDVYDADIIVKIAPPTLEEIELMHKGQTLISALQMGALKEGYLKALLNKKINALCFESLRDEGNVLTVVRAMSEIVGATSIFIAAEYLSSVTGGKGLMLGGFTGVPPTEIVILGAGTVGEYAARTALSLGAEVKVFDSSIYRLRRLQNNLGSRVFTSVMQPIVLGKAVTTCDVVIGAIRATNGRSPCVIMEETVSRMKPDSVVIDVSIDQGGCFETSEVTNHKDPVFRKHDVIHYCVPNIASRVPRTASYALTNIFTPILVDIGEMGGLMSLVWNKPGIREALYIYKGHLTSKDLAARFGLPYKDIELLVAANQ, encoded by the coding sequence ATGGCTACAGGATTACGGGAAGAAATGGCCTCTATTGCTCAGAAAGGGTTGCTGCAACCTAAAGAGACATTGTCAGAAATCAAAAGTAAAAGCAACAGTTTATATATTGGCATACCAAAAGAGATTTCTTTTCAGGAGGCCCGCATTGCACTTACACCATTGTCTGTTGCGCTTTTAGTCAATCACGGTCATAAGGTACTGCTGGAAAGTGGCGCCGGTACAGGAGCAAATTTTTCTGATAATGATTACAGTGAACAGGGCGCACAGATAACTTTTAATAAAAAGGATGTTTATGATGCAGATATTATTGTAAAAATAGCGCCACCTACTTTAGAAGAGATAGAACTGATGCACAAGGGTCAGACGCTGATTTCTGCGCTGCAGATGGGCGCTCTTAAAGAAGGGTATCTTAAAGCACTGCTCAATAAAAAGATCAATGCATTATGTTTTGAAAGTCTGCGCGATGAAGGAAACGTTTTGACCGTAGTGAGGGCAATGAGTGAAATTGTAGGAGCGACTTCTATTTTTATAGCAGCGGAGTATCTAAGCAGTGTAACTGGAGGAAAAGGCCTGATGCTGGGCGGATTTACAGGCGTTCCTCCTACAGAAATTGTCATTCTTGGTGCAGGAACCGTTGGCGAATATGCTGCCAGAACAGCACTTTCCCTGGGGGCTGAAGTCAAAGTATTTGACAGCTCTATTTATCGCCTGCGCCGTCTTCAGAATAATTTAGGGAGCCGGGTGTTTACCTCTGTCATGCAGCCTATAGTACTGGGAAAAGCAGTAACCACCTGCGATGTCGTCATTGGTGCCATCCGCGCAACCAATGGCAGAAGCCCATGTGTCATCATGGAAGAAACGGTTAGCAGAATGAAGCCTGATTCTGTTGTTATAGACGTGAGTATAGATCAGGGAGGTTGTTTTGAAACCTCTGAGGTCACTAATCATAAAGATCCTGTTTTCAGAAAACACGATGTAATTCATTATTGTGTGCCTAATATCGCATCCAGAGTACCAAGGACAGCTTCTTATGCGCTGACTAATATCTTTACCCCAATTCTTGTGGATATAGGCGAGATGGGCGGGCTGATGAGCCTGGTATGGAATAAACCTGGTATAAGAGAAGCGCTGTACATTTACAAAGGACACCTGACCAGTAAAGATCTGGCTGCCAGATTTGGTCTCCCTTATAAAGATATTGAACTCCTGGTAGCTGCAAATCAGTAA
- the tsaE gene encoding tRNA (adenosine(37)-N6)-threonylcarbamoyltransferase complex ATPase subunit type 1 TsaE: protein MNIEINHPEKLGTAAEALLGFAGNEKIFAFEGEMGAGKTTFIKAFCEKLGVRDVVNSPTFSIVNEYAADGQVIYHFDFYRIKNLQEVFDIGYEEYFYSGNICLIEWPEKIRELMPENYIEVEITVLSEMHRSFSFTRI, encoded by the coding sequence ATGAACATTGAAATCAATCACCCGGAAAAACTGGGCACTGCTGCAGAAGCATTGCTCGGTTTTGCCGGAAACGAAAAAATATTCGCCTTTGAAGGCGAAATGGGCGCAGGAAAAACAACCTTTATCAAAGCGTTCTGCGAGAAATTAGGTGTAAGAGATGTGGTAAACAGCCCTACATTTTCTATCGTAAACGAATATGCTGCCGACGGACAGGTTATTTATCATTTTGACTTTTATAGAATTAAAAATCTGCAGGAGGTTTTTGACATCGGTTATGAAGAATACTTTTATTCCGGCAATATCTGCCTGATAGAGTGGCCCGAAAAGATCAGGGAATTAATGCCTGAAAATTATATCGAAGTTGAAATTACAGTGTTATCTGAAATGCACAGATCATTTTCCTTTACAAGAATTTAA
- a CDS encoding bifunctional response regulator/alkaline phosphatase family protein, with protein sequence MQETKILWADDEINLLKPHILLLNEKGYHVTTFTNGNDALEAFGKEHFDLVFLDENMPGMSGLETLSAIKNIKSDIPVVLITKSEEENLMEDAIGSKIDDYLIKPVNPKQVLLTIKKIIDNKRLISAKTSMAYQQDFRRLGMTLNDKLSYEEWTEVYKKLIFWELELEKLDDPQMHEILTMQKSEANTQFSKFIEDNYIDWVNKRGKTPLLSNELLKKKAFPHINSTTPVFFILIDNLRYDQWKIINPLITEHFRLDEEDIYTSILPTATQYARNSIFSGLMPLEMEKRFPSLWQNDDEEGGKNMHEEAFLADQIKRSVRKDCKFSYHKILTYDDGKALNEQMNNLMQNEFNAIVYNFVDMLSHARTDMAMIRELANDDAAYRSLTLSWFEHSPLLELLKKLAQKQVKVIITTDHGTIRVKHPSKVIGDRNTNTNLRYKQGRNLNFNAKEVFLIKNPHEAQLPKINISSNYIFAKEDRYFVYQNNYNQFVNYYNETFQHGGISLEEMMIPVATYSSR encoded by the coding sequence ATGCAGGAAACCAAGATTCTATGGGCCGACGATGAGATAAACTTATTAAAACCACATATATTATTATTAAACGAAAAAGGGTACCACGTCACTACATTCACCAATGGGAACGATGCATTGGAGGCTTTTGGCAAAGAGCATTTTGACCTGGTATTCCTGGATGAAAATATGCCTGGTATGAGTGGCCTGGAAACCCTGTCTGCCATTAAAAATATAAAAAGTGACATTCCTGTTGTCCTGATTACCAAAAGTGAAGAGGAAAATCTGATGGAAGATGCGATCGGATCAAAAATTGACGATTATCTGATAAAGCCCGTGAATCCCAAGCAGGTACTGCTAACTATAAAAAAGATTATCGATAACAAAAGACTGATCAGTGCAAAAACTTCAATGGCTTATCAGCAGGATTTCAGACGCCTGGGAATGACCCTGAATGATAAATTAAGTTATGAAGAATGGACAGAGGTCTATAAAAAACTTATTTTCTGGGAACTGGAACTGGAAAAGCTGGATGACCCTCAGATGCATGAAATTTTAACTATGCAGAAATCTGAAGCCAATACACAGTTTTCCAAATTTATTGAGGACAATTACATTGACTGGGTAAATAAAAGAGGAAAAACGCCATTGTTATCCAATGAGCTGCTTAAAAAGAAAGCTTTTCCGCATATCAACTCTACCACACCTGTCTTTTTTATCCTGATTGATAACCTGAGATATGATCAGTGGAAGATTATCAACCCGTTAATTACTGAACATTTCAGACTGGATGAAGAAGATATTTATACAAGTATCCTTCCTACGGCAACACAATATGCCAGAAACTCGATTTTTTCCGGACTGATGCCTCTTGAAATGGAAAAACGTTTTCCGTCACTCTGGCAGAACGATGATGAAGAAGGTGGAAAAAACATGCATGAAGAAGCTTTTCTTGCTGACCAGATTAAACGCAGCGTTCGTAAAGACTGTAAATTCAGCTATCATAAAATTCTTACCTATGATGATGGAAAAGCACTTAATGAACAAATGAATAATCTGATGCAGAATGAGTTTAATGCAATCGTCTATAACTTTGTAGATATGCTTTCTCACGCACGTACAGATATGGCCATGATCAGGGAACTGGCAAATGATGACGCTGCCTACCGCTCACTGACACTTTCCTGGTTTGAACATTCACCTCTGCTGGAACTGCTGAAAAAACTTGCTCAGAAGCAGGTAAAGGTTATAATTACAACAGACCACGGAACAATCAGGGTTAAACATCCGAGCAAGGTAATCGGAGACCGGAATACAAATACAAATCTGCGTTATAAACAAGGCAGAAATCTGAATTTTAATGCAAAAGAGGTCTTTTTGATTAAAAATCCTCATGAGGCCCAGTTACCTAAAATAAATATCAGTTCTAATTATATTTTCGCCAAGGAAGACCGTTATTTTGTCTATCAGAATAATTACAACCAGTTTGTGAACTATTATAATGAAACATTCCAGCATGGCGGAATCTCTCTGGAAGAAATGATGATTCCGGTAGCGACTTACAGCTCAAGATAG
- a CDS encoding HD domain-containing protein has product MNKKKIINDPVYGFINIPSELIFDLISHPFFQRLRYIKQLGMTHLVYPGALHTRFHHALGAMHLMCLAIDILRSKGHEITKEEEEGATIAILLHDIGHGPFSHALEYSLVREIQHEDISILIMERLNMEFEGKLNTAIAIFKGEYHRKFLHQLISSQLDLDRMDYLNRDSFFTGVSEGVISFDRIIKMFNVADDQLVIEEKGIYSIEKFLIARRLMYWQVYLHKTVISGEMLLVKILKRAKDLAVKGADLFATPALQHFLKNEISKKEFFETDIHLLQFAKLDDQDIFASVKVWCGHPDRILSMLCNMLVNRNLFKTEISNDPPDAARVSLLGENTAFSLGISQNEVSYFVFTDVISNRAYNTGAGNSTINILMKNNTTTDIAKASDLSNLESLDRTVRKHILCYPRII; this is encoded by the coding sequence TTGAATAAAAAGAAAATAATAAATGACCCGGTATATGGATTTATCAATATACCTTCAGAATTGATCTTTGATCTGATCTCGCATCCCTTTTTTCAGCGGTTACGCTATATAAAGCAATTGGGGATGACGCATCTGGTTTATCCGGGGGCTTTGCATACGCGTTTTCATCATGCACTGGGAGCAATGCACCTGATGTGCCTGGCAATAGACATTTTACGTAGTAAGGGACATGAGATTACAAAAGAAGAAGAAGAGGGTGCTACGATAGCTATATTGCTTCATGATATAGGTCATGGGCCATTTTCTCATGCACTGGAATATTCACTGGTCAGAGAGATTCAGCATGAGGATATTTCTATCCTGATAATGGAGCGGCTGAATATGGAATTTGAGGGAAAGTTAAATACTGCGATCGCTATATTTAAAGGAGAGTATCACAGGAAATTTCTTCATCAGCTGATTTCCAGTCAGCTTGACCTGGATAGAATGGACTATTTAAACAGGGACAGTTTTTTTACCGGTGTAAGTGAGGGGGTGATCAGTTTTGATCGTATTATTAAGATGTTCAATGTAGCTGATGATCAGCTTGTGATTGAGGAAAAAGGGATTTATTCTATAGAAAAATTCCTGATTGCAAGAAGACTGATGTACTGGCAGGTTTATTTGCATAAAACAGTTATCTCTGGGGAAATGCTGCTGGTGAAAATTCTAAAAAGAGCTAAGGATCTGGCGGTTAAAGGTGCAGACTTATTTGCAACTCCTGCTTTACAGCACTTTCTGAAAAATGAAATTTCAAAAAAGGAGTTTTTTGAAACAGATATACATTTATTACAATTTGCCAAACTTGATGATCAGGATATTTTCGCTTCTGTGAAAGTCTGGTGCGGACATCCGGACAGAATTCTTTCTATGTTATGTAATATGCTGGTTAACCGGAATTTATTTAAAACGGAGATCAGCAATGATCCGCCTGATGCAGCCAGAGTTTCTCTGCTGGGTGAAAACACGGCGTTTAGTCTTGGAATTAGTCAGAATGAGGTTTCTTATTTTGTTTTTACAGACGTAATCAGCAACCGGGCTTATAATACGGGGGCCGGAAACAGTACAATAAATATTTTAATGAAGAATAATACAACAACTGATATTGCAAAAGCGTCCGATTTATCCAACCTGGAATCACTTGACAGGACAGTTAGAAAGCACATACTTTGCTATCCGCGAATTATTTAG